From Poecile atricapillus isolate bPoeAtr1 chromosome Z, bPoeAtr1.hap1, whole genome shotgun sequence, one genomic window encodes:
- the LOC131573826 gene encoding brain-specific angiogenesis inhibitor 1-associated protein 2-like protein 2 gives MDLSYRSTISIYKSILEQFNPALENLVYLGNNYLRAFHALSKAAEVYFKAVEKIGEQALQSSTSHMLGEILMQMSDTQRLLSSDLEVVAQTFHVDLLQHMEKNSKMDVQFISESQKQYELEYQRRATNLDKCMAELWRMERARDKNAREMKENVIRLRSEMQAFVSESQREAELEEKRRYRFLAEKHQMLYNTLLQFYSRARGMIQTKAPRWKEQLEASRNPSNSHSQGLLSASHGQGYPSGRLTPTHLEMPQRPLGDFSSSVTGSRSSIFSPDPPEMRMSPQPESPRRPLRRTPSAASLLATGRTSRSGSFGEASSGSEGRKRSGTTRVQAIVPHTTGTNRTLLRFEPGDVITVLRPEAQNGWLYGKLEGSSTCGWFPEAYVKPLENTREMEEPDTRSFPLRSSHSMDDILDRPSTPSSSNYWPAAAQPSLPNPPPLSVGASSHQSGAAAPVNSGSKKSGVFDQPPELFPRGTNPFATVKLRPTVTNDRSAPIIR, from the exons ATGGATCTGTCCTACAGATCCACCATCTCCATCTACAAG AGTATCCTGGAGCAGTTCAACCCTGCGCTGGAGAACCTGGTGTACCTGGGGAACAACTACCTGCGTGCCTTCCACG cGTTGTCCAAAGCAGCCGAGGTGTATTTTAAGGCAGTTGAGAAGATTGGGGAGCAAGCACTGCAGAGTTCCACCTCACACATGCTGG GTGAAATTCTGATGCAGATGTCTGACACGCAGAGACTACTGAGCTCTGATTTGGAAGTTGTG GCTCAGACCTTCCACGTGGACCTACTGCAGCATatggagaaaaacagcaaaatggATGTGCAGTTTATCAGT GAGAGCCAGAAGCAGTATGAGCTGGAATACCAACGAAGAGCCACCAACCTGGATAAAtgcatggcagagctgtggagaATGGAGAGGGCTCGTGACAAAAATGCCCGGGAGATGAAG GAGAATGTGATCCGACTGCGCTCGGAGATGCAGGCGTTCGTCTCTGAGAGCCAGAGGGAGGCTGAGCTGGAGGAGAAACGCCGCTACCGCTTCCTGGCCGAAAAGCACCAGATGCTCTACAACACTCTCCTCCAGTTTTACAGCAGG GCTCGGGGCATGATCCAGACCAAGGCACCACGGtggaaggagcagctggaagcCAGCCGTAACCCCTCAAACAGCCACTCACAGGGGCTGCTCTCAGCCTCCCACGGCCAGGGGTATCCATCAGGACGGCTCACACCCACCCACCTCGAGATG CCCCAGAGACCCcttggggatttttcttcttctgtgaCTGGAAGTAGATCCAGCATCTTCTCTCCGGACCCTCCAGAAATGAGAATGTCTCCTCAGCCGGAGTCTCCCAGGCGGCCACTGCGGAGGACACCATCAGCAGCCA GTTTGCTTGCTACGGGTCGCACGTCCCGTTCGGGTTCCTTTGGCGAGGCCAGCAGTGGCAGTGAGGGCAGGAAGAGGAGCGGCACAACAAGAGTTCAGGCCATTGTGCCCCACACGACGGGTACCAACCGGACCCTGCTGCGGTTTGAGCCCGGGGATGTCATCACGGTGCTGAGGCCAGAGGCGCAGAATGGCTGGCTCTACGGCAAACTGGAAGGCTCATCCAC GTGTGGCTGGTTCCCTGAAGCTTATGTCAAGCCTTTGGAGAATACGAGGGAGATGGAGGAGCCAGACACCAG GTCCTTCCCGCTGCGAAGCAGTCACAgtatggatgacatcctggaCCGTCCCAGCACTCCGTCCTCCAGCAATTATTggcctgctgctgcccagcccagcttgCCAAACCCACCTCCCCTCTCAGTGGGTGCCAGCAGTCACCAGAGTGGGGCGGCTGCCCCAGTCAATTCTGGCTCCAAG aaatcaGGAGTATTTGACCAGCCCCCTGAACTCTTCCCACG AGGTACCAACCCCTTTGCCACAGTCAAGCTGCGCCCCACAGTCACCAATGACCGCTCGGCACCCATCATCCGGTGA
- the LOC131573168 gene encoding 85/88 kDa calcium-independent phospholipase A2-like isoform X2, with protein MQFFGRLLDTFSSVTHIFSNPYRVREVPAAEYAGHTCLREEGRVALYKNSLSRSWDCLLVNPQSPQVAFRLFQVDNEADALVYFEQYARQLRPFYESSCQPLSLEELQQLSDCIRSYPSWSPAHIAVEFGHRENFRHNHILSCVNSTDSEDGCTPLHLACRKGDMECLLELLECHARVDITDRNGETVFHYAVRGNNPQIIELLGRTPTTGLDHLSHEGLTALHLACQLGKEDMVRSLLKCRASCSAVGTLGYPIHTALKFSQKGCAQAILEADASQVCSKDPRYDATPLHWAKNAEMTRLLLEYGSDVNASSCTADMALHIAVQRGRLDCAMVLLTHGAHTNARGRDGNTPLHLAMKHDHLDMIKAIIVFGGDVEIPNDFGETPGLLAARSSKGYKDFLYISTTLGQLLKAPDVVDMPSEARRNQDRLLCLDGGGIRGLVLIQLLLAIEKAAGRPIREIFDWIAGTSTGGILALAIVHGKSMDYMRCLYFRMKDMVFRGSRPYESEPLDEFLKKEFGENTKMTDVRKPKVMVTGTLCDRQPAELHLFRNYPVPETKCSTEYKTSASFQPLTQPEEQLVWRAARCSGAAPTYFRPIGRFLDGGLLANNPTLDAMAEIHEYNKTLIKKGRKQEVKKLGLVVSLGTGKPPQVPVSSVDVFRPSNPWELAKTVFGARELGKMVVDCCTDADGPAVDRARAWCEMTDVPYFRLSPQLHTEVMLDEVNDAVLVNALWDTQLYIYQQREQFEQLVQYLCR; from the exons ATGCAGTTTTTTGGGCGGCTGCTGGACACGTTCAGCAGCGTCACGCACATATTCTCCAACCCGTACCGCGTGAGGGAGGTGCCGGCCGCCGAGTACGCCGGTCACACCTGCCTGCGGGAGGAGGGCAGGGTGGCCCTCTACAAGAACAGCCTCTCTCGCTCCTGGGACTGCTTGCTGGTGAATCCCCAGAGCCCGCAGGTCGCCTTCCG gctcttCCAGGTGGACAACGAGGCAGACGCCCTGGTGTACTTTGAGCAATATGCCCGGCAGCTGCGCCCTTTCTACGAGAGCTCATGCCAGCCCTTGTCCCtggaggagctccagcagctcagcgATTGCATCCGCAGCTACCCCAGCTGGTCCCCTGCACACATTGCTGTGGAGTTTGGCCACCGGGAGAACTTCCGGCACAACCACATCCTGAG CTGCGTGAACAGCACGGACAGCGAAGATGGCTGCACCCCACTGCACCTGGCGTGCCGCAAGGGGGACATGGAgtgcctgctggagctgctggagtgccACGCGCGGGTGGACATCACCGACAGGAACGGGGAGACTGTTTTCCACTATGCTGTGCGAGGAAACAACCCCCAGATCATTGAG ctcctgggCAGAACCCCAACTACTGGCTTGGACCACCTGAGCCACGAGGGGCTGACAGCTCTGCACTTGGCGTGCCAGCTGGGCAAGGAGGACATGGTTCGGTCCCTGCTGAAGTGCCGTGCCAGCTGCAGcgctgtggggacactgggctACCCCATCCACACAGCACTGAAGTTCTCCCAGAAGGG gtgtgcccaggccATTCTCGAGGCAGATGCCAGCCAGGTTTGCTCCAAGGACCCACGCTACGATGCCACTCCACTGCACTGGGCAAAGAATGCAGAG ATGACACGGCTGCTGCTGGAGTATGGCTCAGATGTGAACGCAAGCAGCTGCACGGCCGACATGGCTCTGCACATTGCGGTCCAGCGGGGCCGCCTGGACTGCGCCATGGTCCTGCTGACACACGGCGCCCACACCAACGCCCGGGGACGCGATGGCAACACACCGCTGCACCTGGCCATGAAG CATGACCACCTGGATATGATCAAAGCAATCATTGTCTTTGGAGGAGATGTTGAGATCCCGAATGATTTTGGGGAGACACCAGGATTGTtggcagccaggagcagcaaag GGTACAAGGACTTTTTGTATATTTCCACAACGCTCGGACAGTTGTTGAAGGCACCAGATGTTGTGGACATGCCCAGTGAGGCTAGAAGAAA TCAGGACCGGCTTCTGTGCTTGGATGGAGGGGGCATCCGTGGCCTTGTGCTCATCCAGCTTCTCCTGGCTATTGAAAAGGCCGCAGGCCGTCCCATTCGTGAGATTTTTGACTGGATTGCggggaccagcactggagggatCTTGGCCTTGGCTATTGTACATG GGAAGTCCATGGACTACATGCGCTGCCTGTACTTCCGCATGAAGGACATGGTGTTCCGGGGGTCTCGGCCCTACGAGTCGGAGCCCCTGGATGAGTTCTTGaagaaggaatttggggaaaacaCCAAAATGACAGATGTCCGAAAACCCAA GGTTATGGTGACAGGGACATTGTGTGACCGACAGCCAGCTGAGCTCCACCTTTTCCGGAATTACCCTGTACCAGAGACAAAATGCTCCACTGAATACAAGACAAGTGCATCTTTCCAGCCACTCACTCAGCCAGAAG AGCAGCTTGTGTGGCGTGCTGCCCGCTGCAGCGGTGCAGCTCCCACTTACTTCCGACCCATTGGACGTTTCCTGGATGGAGGGCTGCTGGCCAACAACCCCACCCTTGATGCCATGGCAGAGATCCATGAGTACAACAAGACACTGATCAAAAAG GGTCGGAAGCAGGAAGTGAAAAAATTGGGGTTGGTGGTCTCCCTGGGAACAGGGAAGCCTCCACAGGTCCCAGTGAGCTCTGTGGATGTTTTCCGCCCCTCAAACCCTTGGGAATTGGCGAAAACCGTCTTCGGGGCCAGGGAGCTTGGCAAGATGGTGGTGGATTGT TGCACTGACGCAGATGGCCCAGCTGTGGATCGTGCCAGGGCCTGGTGTGAGATGACGGATGTCCCATATTTCCG GCTCAGCCCTCAGCTGCACACAGAGGTGATGCTGGACGAGGTGAACGACGCTGTGCTGGTGAACGCTCTGTGGGACACCCAGCTCTACATCTACCAGCAGCGGGAGCAGTTCGAGCAGCTGGTGCAGTATCTCTGCCGATGA
- the LOC131573168 gene encoding 85/88 kDa calcium-independent phospholipase A2-like isoform X1: MQFFGRLLDTFSSVTHIFSNPYRVREVPAAEYAGHTCLREEGRVALYKNSLSRSWDCLLVNPQSPQVAFRLFQVDNEADALVYFEQYARQLRPFYESSCQPLSLEELQQLSDCIRSYPSWSPAHIAVEFGHRENFRHNHILSCVNSTDSEDGCTPLHLACRKGDMECLLELLECHARVDITDRNGETVFHYAVRGNNPQIIELLGRTPTTGLDHLSHEGLTALHLACQLGKEDMVRSLLKCRASCSAVGTLGYPIHTALKFSQKGCAQAILEADASQVCSKDPRYDATPLHWAKNAEMTRLLLEYGSDVNASSCTADMALHIAVQRGRLDCAMVLLTHGAHTNARGRDGNTPLHLAMKHDHLDMIKAIIVFGGDVEIPNDFGETPGLLAARSSKGANRKVLLDLLQTVGTERCHPPPNTDSPGLASSAVSFLEGQPSSRSNLNSLGYKDFLYISTTLGQLLKAPDVVDMPSEARRNQDRLLCLDGGGIRGLVLIQLLLAIEKAAGRPIREIFDWIAGTSTGGILALAIVHGKSMDYMRCLYFRMKDMVFRGSRPYESEPLDEFLKKEFGENTKMTDVRKPKVMVTGTLCDRQPAELHLFRNYPVPETKCSTEYKTSASFQPLTQPEEQLVWRAARCSGAAPTYFRPIGRFLDGGLLANNPTLDAMAEIHEYNKTLIKKGRKQEVKKLGLVVSLGTGKPPQVPVSSVDVFRPSNPWELAKTVFGARELGKMVVDCCTDADGPAVDRARAWCEMTDVPYFRLSPQLHTEVMLDEVNDAVLVNALWDTQLYIYQQREQFEQLVQYLCR, translated from the exons ATGCAGTTTTTTGGGCGGCTGCTGGACACGTTCAGCAGCGTCACGCACATATTCTCCAACCCGTACCGCGTGAGGGAGGTGCCGGCCGCCGAGTACGCCGGTCACACCTGCCTGCGGGAGGAGGGCAGGGTGGCCCTCTACAAGAACAGCCTCTCTCGCTCCTGGGACTGCTTGCTGGTGAATCCCCAGAGCCCGCAGGTCGCCTTCCG gctcttCCAGGTGGACAACGAGGCAGACGCCCTGGTGTACTTTGAGCAATATGCCCGGCAGCTGCGCCCTTTCTACGAGAGCTCATGCCAGCCCTTGTCCCtggaggagctccagcagctcagcgATTGCATCCGCAGCTACCCCAGCTGGTCCCCTGCACACATTGCTGTGGAGTTTGGCCACCGGGAGAACTTCCGGCACAACCACATCCTGAG CTGCGTGAACAGCACGGACAGCGAAGATGGCTGCACCCCACTGCACCTGGCGTGCCGCAAGGGGGACATGGAgtgcctgctggagctgctggagtgccACGCGCGGGTGGACATCACCGACAGGAACGGGGAGACTGTTTTCCACTATGCTGTGCGAGGAAACAACCCCCAGATCATTGAG ctcctgggCAGAACCCCAACTACTGGCTTGGACCACCTGAGCCACGAGGGGCTGACAGCTCTGCACTTGGCGTGCCAGCTGGGCAAGGAGGACATGGTTCGGTCCCTGCTGAAGTGCCGTGCCAGCTGCAGcgctgtggggacactgggctACCCCATCCACACAGCACTGAAGTTCTCCCAGAAGGG gtgtgcccaggccATTCTCGAGGCAGATGCCAGCCAGGTTTGCTCCAAGGACCCACGCTACGATGCCACTCCACTGCACTGGGCAAAGAATGCAGAG ATGACACGGCTGCTGCTGGAGTATGGCTCAGATGTGAACGCAAGCAGCTGCACGGCCGACATGGCTCTGCACATTGCGGTCCAGCGGGGCCGCCTGGACTGCGCCATGGTCCTGCTGACACACGGCGCCCACACCAACGCCCGGGGACGCGATGGCAACACACCGCTGCACCTGGCCATGAAG CATGACCACCTGGATATGATCAAAGCAATCATTGTCTTTGGAGGAGATGTTGAGATCCCGAATGATTTTGGGGAGACACCAGGATTGTtggcagccaggagcagcaaag GTGCAAACCGGAAAGTGCTCTTAGACCTGCTGCAAACTGTAGGGACCGAACGCTGCCACCCACCTCCCAACACTGACTCCCCAGGCCTGGCATCATCTGCTGTCTCCTTCCTGGAAGGCCAACCTTCCTCACGGAGCAACCTCAACAGCTTAG GGTACAAGGACTTTTTGTATATTTCCACAACGCTCGGACAGTTGTTGAAGGCACCAGATGTTGTGGACATGCCCAGTGAGGCTAGAAGAAA TCAGGACCGGCTTCTGTGCTTGGATGGAGGGGGCATCCGTGGCCTTGTGCTCATCCAGCTTCTCCTGGCTATTGAAAAGGCCGCAGGCCGTCCCATTCGTGAGATTTTTGACTGGATTGCggggaccagcactggagggatCTTGGCCTTGGCTATTGTACATG GGAAGTCCATGGACTACATGCGCTGCCTGTACTTCCGCATGAAGGACATGGTGTTCCGGGGGTCTCGGCCCTACGAGTCGGAGCCCCTGGATGAGTTCTTGaagaaggaatttggggaaaacaCCAAAATGACAGATGTCCGAAAACCCAA GGTTATGGTGACAGGGACATTGTGTGACCGACAGCCAGCTGAGCTCCACCTTTTCCGGAATTACCCTGTACCAGAGACAAAATGCTCCACTGAATACAAGACAAGTGCATCTTTCCAGCCACTCACTCAGCCAGAAG AGCAGCTTGTGTGGCGTGCTGCCCGCTGCAGCGGTGCAGCTCCCACTTACTTCCGACCCATTGGACGTTTCCTGGATGGAGGGCTGCTGGCCAACAACCCCACCCTTGATGCCATGGCAGAGATCCATGAGTACAACAAGACACTGATCAAAAAG GGTCGGAAGCAGGAAGTGAAAAAATTGGGGTTGGTGGTCTCCCTGGGAACAGGGAAGCCTCCACAGGTCCCAGTGAGCTCTGTGGATGTTTTCCGCCCCTCAAACCCTTGGGAATTGGCGAAAACCGTCTTCGGGGCCAGGGAGCTTGGCAAGATGGTGGTGGATTGT TGCACTGACGCAGATGGCCCAGCTGTGGATCGTGCCAGGGCCTGGTGTGAGATGACGGATGTCCCATATTTCCG GCTCAGCCCTCAGCTGCACACAGAGGTGATGCTGGACGAGGTGAACGACGCTGTGCTGGTGAACGCTCTGTGGGACACCCAGCTCTACATCTACCAGCAGCGGGAGCAGTTCGAGCAGCTGGTGCAGTATCTCTGCCGATGA
- the LOC131573629 gene encoding transcription factor MafF isoform X1: MAADGLSSKALKQVKRELGENTPLLSDEELMGLSVRELNHHLRGLSKEEVARLKQRRRTLKNRGYAASCRVKRVCQKEELQKQKMELEWEVDKLARENAAMRLELDTLRGKYEALQGFARTVATHGPPAKVATASVITIVKSGTNQAAYS; this comes from the exons ATGGCTGCAGACGGGCTCTCCAGCAAGGCTTTGAA GCAGGTGAAGCGGGAGCTGGGGGAGAACACTCCACTGCTGTCAGATGAGGAGCTGATGGGGCTGTCAGTGCGGGAACTCAACCACCACCTGCGGGGCCTCTCCAAGGAGGAGGTGGCGAGGCTGAAGCAGCGTCGTCGGACGCTGAAGAACCGGGGTTATGCTGCCAGCTGCCGGGTGAAGCGCGTCTGccagaaggaagagctgcagaagcagaagaTGGAGCTGGAGTGGGAGGTGGACAAGCTGGCCCGGGAGAACGCTGCCATGCGCCTGGAGCTCGACACCCTCCGTGGCAAGTACGAGGCCCTGCAGGGCTTTGCCCGCACTGTGGCCACTCACGGGCCCCCCGCCAAGGTGGCTACTGCCAGTGTCATCACCATCGTCAAGTCCGGCACCAACCAGGCCGCCTACTCCTAG
- the LOC131573629 gene encoding transcription factor MafF isoform X2, which translates to MAADGLSSKALKVKRELGENTPLLSDEELMGLSVRELNHHLRGLSKEEVARLKQRRRTLKNRGYAASCRVKRVCQKEELQKQKMELEWEVDKLARENAAMRLELDTLRGKYEALQGFARTVATHGPPAKVATASVITIVKSGTNQAAYS; encoded by the exons ATGGCTGCAGACGGGCTCTCCAGCAAGGCTTTGAAG GTGAAGCGGGAGCTGGGGGAGAACACTCCACTGCTGTCAGATGAGGAGCTGATGGGGCTGTCAGTGCGGGAACTCAACCACCACCTGCGGGGCCTCTCCAAGGAGGAGGTGGCGAGGCTGAAGCAGCGTCGTCGGACGCTGAAGAACCGGGGTTATGCTGCCAGCTGCCGGGTGAAGCGCGTCTGccagaaggaagagctgcagaagcagaagaTGGAGCTGGAGTGGGAGGTGGACAAGCTGGCCCGGGAGAACGCTGCCATGCGCCTGGAGCTCGACACCCTCCGTGGCAAGTACGAGGCCCTGCAGGGCTTTGCCCGCACTGTGGCCACTCACGGGCCCCCCGCCAAGGTGGCTACTGCCAGTGTCATCACCATCGTCAAGTCCGGCACCAACCAGGCCGCCTACTCCTAG